A segment of the Lineus longissimus chromosome 11, tnLinLong1.2, whole genome shotgun sequence genome:
ATCCTCTGACTTGGAAACGCCAAGGAAAGATGAGGTTAAAATTGTAAGTATTTGGGTTCATGTAATTTAATATTTCATGAGAGGTACCGTGAATAGTTGCTGAATTTCTGATGTAATCATCAACATCAAGGGATAGTGGAAAGGGATCAGAAAGTCTACAGAAGgcagatcatgttttatccATCATGCCTACACCATGCCTACTCGAGCGTTTAATAAGGTGGCCAAGATTTACCTGTGTCTAGTTTTTGGCCTGCTAACTCTCAACGTCTGTTTTAGCATTACCTTTGCATCCTGTCCATTGCACAGTGCATTGAAATGAAAGAACCACCAGTGAAACTACCATGGTCCATTAACCATAGTTTGGTGTAACAAAAGGGTCTAATAATCAGCTGGGATCAATTGGAGGCATAAAAAGAGGCACCGATGACATCGTTTAACCTTCTTTTTTAGTCTGAGCTTCTGGGAGTGGGAAAGTGTTTTGGAACATTAAAAAAGTTGGAAGGTAGAGAGCCAAATAGCAGGTAGGTGAAATATGTTATCCCATCTTTCTCCTGGTGGTAGCTTTAAGGTTTGACATCACAGGGATCAATTACCAATCGTGATGCTATCGAGTTTATATTTCGTGACAGAAATAGCCACGAAGATGGAATATTTTCTCAATATCTTGTTAACTTTCATGAACTTTTATTTGACAGAGTTTTGAGTGCAGTGACGGCGGAGCCTGTATGTGAATTCCTCAAGATAACTACTTCTGACTACACCAAGGTCATAGAAGTTAGTATTTTCACCTATGTCTTAACTCAAGCACATCTGAATTGCCCTCTGTGTGGATATTGTGTTACTTAAAAGTTCTGACCAGTCTCCactcaaaaatttcaaaagagtTATCCCTAGCAGCAATTTGATAGGTTGCAGTATTGTACCAAGATGTTGTTATGATTAATTCTAGACGTGCATCAAATCAGATTCTTTTCTTGTGACTTCTCCTGATTATCTAAGATGTTATTTCGTTTCAGCAAATTGAAACAAGGGACAAAACCGAGAAGATGAATCTATTGCAATCATGTGAAAACTATAAACTGTGGTCCAGACAGCCATTGCTGAAAGTTGCTAATCTCATTGAATGGACTACCTTCCCTGCTAATACAGGTAACGAAATAATAGAAATGATAATTAGCTTTTATATAATGTTCGTTCCATTTTCTGTACCGGTACTTGATTCAAGCACTGTGGGATGATTATCATCCTTGTCTACACAGTGGGTCTCTGGACTGTGGAGTGGCAGCAACAAAGTGTACAACAAGACAATGACGGAGAAAGTCGAAGGGTTTCCGTAGTATTGTGAAAatcttgatgaaaatgatgaaaccGCTTGCACTATGTATCAAAATGTATCCTAACTTGTCCTTTTTCCGATTTTAGTTATCGTGAGTGAAGGGTACCGATCTCCATTCATTGCCTTCATCAAGTCTGGAGAGTGTCATGTGCTGAGGAAAGTTGAAATCGTACACACGCTGAAGAATGGAAAACAGGTAAAATTGATCATCTGCAACTTGCATTACTGGACATAGACCATAGGGACTCTGAGAGTGTCCTTGGTGCCTGCTGAGCAGCAACGCCCATAGGGGTTTGATTGGTGAGCTCCAGGTGACTGCCCaacaaaaatgcattttatttgAAACACACTTGGTAATTTAACTGGTTTTTATCATCCAACAAATGGTTTTGATTTTCTGTCCAATAAGTACCGGTAACTgctgtttcttttcagaaaaacaaaacaaaacaagtgGTGATTGGCAAACTTCAGAAGTCTGATTCATTTGGTGAAATCAGTGTACTGGATGATGAGCCGATTACATGTTCCTTAGTGACTGCATCTACGCTGGAATTGGGTGTCATTGAACCTACTAAACTTCATGGTAAGGCTGCTAATATCTGTCATGGCGCTGGAGTAAGACCTGGAGTTCGAAATCAATGTTTACACGGTCACCTCTAACATTGTATCTTTGTTACTTGGTCAGTGATGGAGAGAGCGACTCTCTCTGACTGAACAGTACATTTCCTTCCACTAAAGCAACCATTGTGTCTTTCAGAAATCGATGATGTGACTGTCCAGTTGCTGCGACAGTCGAGCAAGAAAACATTTGGAGATGCTAATGAGGTAAGTTTTCCTAATCCTTGTTGAAAAGAGTGGTTAAAGTGGGTTGATACCAACATCAACAAGCTTCTGTCGCTATGATTCCCAGAAAAGCCTTCTTTATCTGATAGAGCAGGACTTTTTCCACAGGGTAGGTTTCCTCATGGGGCCCTGGTTTCATCCTACATTACCAGTATATAACTAATTTCCTATTGAAGAAAACCTCGCAGATATATCGGCGGTGCAGAAACTGGATACTCATATGTAACAGGAGGATACTCCGTCAGAAAAGGTCAAGCCAATAATCACATAGGTAACTTTATCTATTATGTACATATATAAATATTTCTCATTGTTCCTATGGTTGCAGGATGAGATccacgaggaatatattcaacAGGAATTAAAACGAGAATGGAATGAATTTAAACACAATGTCGTGGTCGATGTAATCAACTCCCGAGCCATTAGACCTGGATATGGAAAGTGGGCTAAGTGAGGCAGCACGATTGATTAAAAAATGATGAGTCCTCTTGAGTAAAGGGATTAGGAGATGAGATATTGAGAGAGATAATGAGAGTGAGAAGGTTTTAGATCGAAAAACTCCAGCAAGAAGAAACAATGTAAGAGACTGAGCTAAGGATGCAATAAAAAGGTTGAATGAACAATGATTCTTGTAATTTATGAAGTTGAGTTTAAAATATGGAACATGTTTTGTTCAGGATTAGATGAACTCTTCCTACTTTAAACCCTGTGATCATATTTTTCTTTGTGCATTGCACAAAATGTTAATATTATGATAAAATGTTTGTGAAATTATTTTGTAATGTTGTGATATATTATTCGGCATGCTGTGATACttcattttgtaaataaagGAGGGGAGGAAGTACTTAAATTCTTTGTTTGCACCATTTGTTGGACGTGAAAATTCGCCTTGTCCCTGGAGTCCCCAATTATGAGGCTCGTACTTTCCAACAATTCAAGGAGAGATGTGGGACGATCAAAACCAGACCGGCCCTGGCTGTTCCATATTGTCGCACAaattgtgggagagatggaacAGCCACGGATTGGACCTGGCAGCTTCTCCGTCTTTCAAAGAGGGTAATGGAAATGAGAAAGTCACACTAACAAGACTGAATCGGCC
Coding sequences within it:
- the LOC135495806 gene encoding cyclic nucleotide-binding domain-containing protein 1-like — its product is MAGNEQVTIDYPQLRELCQIDGLKNRNNSATSDDAHRTFMNEYKKIFATKSNSRGNGKLPLKALSYKDTSSMTSLSSSRSVQGPTETQFGRSGVGKEKEKESDTQSHNISDWLGELHKQRKSEDPAEIRKQGIKTLRKVLRKISFERNANENDTIYQILKTFPLIHDHIPDNVLRELCVIAQLDVWKEPGITIFGNTGFHLILKGAVCPLSDVYLNFPTDSNGRITSPSSDLETPRKDEVKISELLGVGKCFGTLKKLEGREPNSRVLSAVTAEPVCEFLKITTSDYTKVIEQIETRDKTEKMNLLQSCENYKLWSRQPLLKVANLIEWTTFPANTVIVSEGYRSPFIAFIKSGECHVLRKVEIVHTLKNGKQKNKTKQVVIGKLQKSDSFGEISVLDDEPITCSLVTASTLELGVIEPTKLHEIDDVTVQLLRQSSKKTFGDANEDEIHEEYIQQELKREWNEFKHNVVVDVINSRAIRPGYGKWAK